Proteins encoded together in one Riemerella anatipestifer window:
- a CDS encoding G-D-S-L family lipolytic protein, with product MKKIMISSLAVVSMLSVMSCKTDFDTDVADIAITKGEADFSNYVALGNSLTSGYRDRALYSSGQLESYPAMIAAQMQKAGGGAFTQPMMPNDVGGFSNLPDFPGKLVLSLEEGALAPKPSTPTEALDKLTGAFNNMGVPGAKSFHLVADGYGSKTALALGKANPYFVRFASSDNTSVLKDAMAQKPTFFSLWIGNNDALYYAVSGGVGKDQTGNLNPATYGANDITDPDVLAGSIKAVLDGMKAVGATKGVIANIPNVTSIPFFTTIPYNPVPLTAAQASELNQNLAGVNQVLDAYKQGRRFVTLKEGANPLLIKDETLKDMSAEITAALSKAGIPVGQATVIGKVLGQARHTTAEDLIPLSTRQVINTKPSNPYALAPFDKYGVTFPLEDQHILIPSEKQAVLTATAKYNASIKALADTYGLAFVDANAKMVDLNGTSGIQFDGVKYTTSFLTGGAFSLDGVHLTGRGYAVIANEFIKAINAKYKSTLPQVNPNSYSGIKFP from the coding sequence ATGAAAAAAATAATGATATCCTCATTAGCGGTAGTGTCTATGTTATCCGTTATGAGTTGTAAAACAGATTTTGATACAGATGTAGCAGATATTGCTATCACAAAAGGAGAAGCCGACTTCTCAAATTATGTAGCACTAGGAAACTCTCTTACTTCTGGTTATAGAGATAGGGCATTGTATTCTAGTGGGCAATTAGAATCGTATCCAGCAATGATAGCGGCTCAAATGCAAAAAGCAGGCGGTGGAGCGTTTACTCAACCAATGATGCCTAATGATGTAGGTGGGTTTAGTAATTTACCAGATTTCCCAGGTAAATTGGTATTAAGCTTAGAGGAAGGAGCTCTAGCTCCTAAACCTTCAACTCCTACTGAGGCTTTAGATAAACTGACTGGAGCTTTTAACAATATGGGAGTTCCTGGAGCTAAGTCATTTCATTTAGTGGCAGATGGCTATGGTAGCAAGACGGCTCTAGCATTGGGAAAGGCTAACCCTTACTTTGTTAGATTTGCATCAAGTGATAATACGAGTGTACTTAAAGATGCTATGGCTCAAAAACCAACGTTCTTCTCTCTATGGATAGGAAATAACGATGCTCTTTACTATGCTGTTTCTGGTGGGGTTGGTAAAGACCAGACAGGAAACCTCAATCCTGCAACTTATGGAGCTAATGATATTACAGACCCTGATGTATTAGCTGGTTCTATCAAAGCTGTTTTAGATGGAATGAAAGCTGTAGGTGCTACTAAAGGTGTTATAGCAAACATTCCAAACGTAACTTCTATACCGTTCTTTACAACAATACCTTACAATCCTGTTCCATTAACAGCAGCTCAAGCTAGTGAGCTTAACCAAAATTTAGCAGGAGTTAATCAAGTTCTAGATGCTTATAAGCAAGGAAGAAGGTTTGTAACTCTAAAAGAGGGAGCTAATCCGCTACTAATCAAAGATGAGACTCTTAAAGATATGTCTGCTGAAATTACAGCAGCCCTGTCTAAGGCAGGGATACCTGTAGGACAAGCGACAGTAATAGGTAAAGTTTTAGGACAAGCGAGACATACAACAGCAGAAGATTTAATTCCTTTGAGTACAAGACAGGTGATAAATACTAAACCTAGTAACCCATACGCGCTAGCTCCGTTTGACAAATATGGAGTTACCTTTCCGTTGGAAGACCAACATATCTTAATTCCAAGCGAAAAACAGGCGGTTTTAACAGCTACAGCTAAGTATAATGCAAGTATAAAAGCTTTAGCGGATACTTATGGGTTAGCCTTTGTAGATGCTAATGCTAAAATGGTAGATTTAAATGGCACTTCTGGAATTCAGTTTGATGGAGTTAAATATACTACCTCTTTTCTAACAGGTGGAGCATTTTCATTAGACGGGGTACACCTTACGGGTAGAGGCTATGCGGTTATTGCTAACGAATTTATAAAAGCAATTAACGCTAAGTATAAATCCACACTTCCACAAGTGAATCCGAACAGTTATTCAGGAATTAAATTCCCATAA